The following are encoded together in the Streptomyces flavofungini genome:
- a CDS encoding ATP-binding SpoIIE family protein phosphatase has product MQRETTFRASAQPAARPGTRAVVRTSLPGNPLAPAAARRFVRAALADWTELGAPAVTGVTDRLADDSVLLVSELVTNAVVHAGTAVDVLFRFDEGAPGENTDALVVEVSDHHPARAVRSEPRAPQPGTPEYGRGLQLVATLSESWGITYRSGTKTVWARLPVEGLPVAEEFETYAGQQAPHRGLRAAEILAPMPKTTTHDTDWINRGALTFLAEASDLLAGQFDENLVAALAGQLLVPRLADWCAVWLDDEAEGPGRAPGGRAPGTRLARVWHTSEHRIEELRRLLEKEPPRLTDAVGSGAVAALWPGDALGGGETGGAALAYRLVAGGRQLGTLVIGRAGLMRFPDEVAGLVEDFSRRVALAISAARRYQRQATISQVLQRGLLPSAVAEIPGVESGIVYEPREQGGPGGDFYDVFPAGQGRWCFALGDVQGKGPEAAVVIGLARPWLRLLAREGYQVAEVLDRLNQLLLDDATEAADAAAAVLAVAGGQDEPTDGPTSRFLSLLYGELVPFDGGVRCTVACAGHPLPLVLGADGQVRPVAAPQMLLGVVDDESYTSTTFELRTGDTLLCVTDGVTERRSGLHLFDDGDGLAKALAGCAGLDAGLVAERIRRLVHEFSQRPPDDDLALLVLRAK; this is encoded by the coding sequence ATGCAACGGGAGACTACTTTTCGTGCTTCCGCCCAGCCCGCGGCGCGCCCCGGAACACGGGCCGTGGTGCGCACGTCCCTGCCCGGAAACCCCCTGGCTCCCGCCGCGGCCCGCCGGTTCGTCCGCGCGGCGCTCGCCGACTGGACCGAGCTCGGCGCGCCCGCCGTGACCGGCGTCACCGACCGGCTCGCCGACGACTCGGTGCTGCTCGTCAGCGAGTTGGTGACGAACGCCGTCGTGCACGCGGGCACCGCTGTCGACGTCCTGTTCCGCTTCGACGAAGGCGCCCCCGGGGAGAACACCGACGCCCTGGTCGTCGAGGTGTCCGACCATCACCCGGCGCGCGCCGTGCGCAGCGAGCCCCGCGCCCCGCAGCCCGGCACCCCCGAGTACGGCCGCGGCCTGCAACTCGTCGCCACCCTCTCCGAGTCCTGGGGCATCACCTACCGCTCCGGCACCAAGACGGTCTGGGCCCGCCTGCCCGTCGAAGGGCTCCCCGTCGCCGAGGAGTTCGAGACGTACGCCGGTCAACAGGCCCCGCACCGCGGCCTGCGCGCCGCCGAGATCCTCGCGCCGATGCCCAAGACCACCACCCACGACACCGACTGGATCAACCGCGGCGCCCTCACCTTCCTCGCCGAGGCCTCCGACCTGCTCGCCGGACAGTTCGACGAGAACCTGGTCGCGGCCCTCGCCGGCCAGCTGCTCGTGCCGCGCCTCGCGGACTGGTGCGCGGTCTGGCTCGACGACGAGGCCGAGGGCCCGGGGCGCGCCCCCGGCGGCCGCGCTCCCGGCACGCGCCTCGCGCGCGTCTGGCACACCAGCGAACACCGCATAGAGGAGCTGCGGAGGCTCCTGGAGAAGGAGCCGCCGCGGCTGACTGACGCGGTGGGCTCCGGCGCGGTGGCCGCGCTGTGGCCCGGGGACGCCCTTGGCGGCGGCGAAACGGGCGGTGCGGCCCTCGCGTACCGCCTGGTGGCGGGCGGCAGGCAGCTCGGCACCCTGGTCATCGGGCGGGCCGGGCTCATGCGCTTCCCCGACGAGGTCGCCGGGCTCGTCGAGGACTTCAGCCGCCGCGTCGCCCTCGCCATCAGCGCCGCCCGCCGCTACCAGCGCCAGGCCACCATCAGCCAGGTCCTCCAGCGCGGCCTGCTGCCGAGCGCCGTCGCGGAGATCCCCGGCGTGGAGAGCGGCATCGTGTACGAGCCCCGGGAGCAGGGCGGGCCCGGCGGCGACTTCTACGACGTGTTCCCCGCCGGGCAGGGCCGCTGGTGCTTCGCCCTCGGCGACGTCCAGGGCAAGGGGCCGGAGGCGGCCGTCGTCATCGGGCTCGCCCGGCCCTGGCTGCGGCTGCTCGCCCGCGAGGGCTACCAGGTCGCGGAGGTCCTCGACCGCCTCAACCAGCTCCTCCTCGACGACGCCACGGAGGCCGCCGACGCCGCCGCGGCCGTCCTCGCCGTCGCCGGCGGCCAGGACGAGCCCACCGACGGCCCCACCTCGCGCTTCCTGTCCCTCCTCTACGGCGAGCTGGTGCCCTTCGACGGCGGCGTGCGGTGCACCGTGGCGTGCGCCGGGCATCCGCTGCCGCTGGTCCTCGGTGCCGACGGGCAGGTGCGGCCCGTGGCGGCGCCGCAGATGCTGCTCGGTGTCGTCGACGACGAGTCGTACACCAGCACCACCTTCGAGCTGCGCACCGGTGACACGCTGCTGTGCGTCACCGACGGGGTCACGGAGCGGCGCTCGGGACTGCACCTCTTCGACGACGGGGACGGGCTCGCCAAGGCCCTCGCGGGGTGCGCGGGCCTGGACGCGGGGCTCGTCGCCGAGCGCATCCGGCGGCTCGTCCACGAGTTCTCGCAGCGGCCGCCGGACGATGATCTGGCGCTCCTCGTGCTCAGGGCGAAGTGA